The Chitinophaga pinensis DSM 2588 region TGCAATAGCAAGTTCCTGGCTGGCGGTATTCTTCTCAAAACCGGTCGGGCAGAATGGACAATTGGTTTTCAGTGTAATAACAGATCGCTGGTAAGGTGGTAAAATTGGATTACCTTTGCGCCGTTAATTGTGGGGTAAAGCCCTTTCTGTAAAGGAATTCTTAAATAATGATTTGGTAAATCAACCCATTTTATTTATTGGTAAAAATCATTTACCTTTGCCCCCCAAATTGCATTAGTAATACAGTCATTTTAATATTATGGCAGACTTAAAATTTCAAAGAAACTTTGGTATTGCGGCGCACATTGATGCCGGTAAAACCACTACCACAGAGCGTATCCTGTACTACACAGGTAAATCCCACAAAATAGGGGAAGTGCACGAAGGTGCTGCCACCATGGACTGGATGGCACAGGAGCAGGAGAGAGGTATTACCATCACATCTGCTGCTACTACATGTTTCTGGAAATTCCCGACTACACAGGGAAAGCTTCAGCCAGACACTAAAGAATACAAATTCAACATCATCGACACTCCGGGTCACGTGGACTTTACCGTTGAGGTAGAGCGTTCCCTGCGTGTACTGGATGGTCTGGTAGCACTGTTCTGCGCTGTATCTGGTGTAGAACCACAGTCTGAAACCGTTTGGCGCCAGGCTAACCGTTACCGTGTACCTCGTATCGGTTTCGTTAACAAAATGGACCGTGCGGGTGCTGACTTCCTGAACGTGGTAAAACAGGTGAAGGAAATGCTGGGTGCTAACCCTGTTCCGTTGATGCTCCCTATCGGTGCTGAAGATACTTTCAAAGGTGTGGTTGACCTGATCACCATGAAAGGTATCATCTGGGACGAAGAAGGTAAAGGTGCTACTTACCAGGAAATCGAAATTCCTGCTGACATGAAAGATGAAGCAGAAGAATGGAGAGGTAAACTGGTAGAGGCAGTTGCTGAGTACGACGACACCCTGATGGAGAAATTCTTCGAAGATCCAAATTCAATCTCTGAAGCTGAGATCCACGAAGCTATCCGTAAGGCTACTATCGATATCGCTATCATCCCGATGCTGTGTGGTTCTTCCTTCAAGAACAAAGGTGTTCAGAAGATGCTGGATGCGGTTTGCCGTTACCTGCCTTCTCCACTGGATATCGAAGCAGTAAAAGGTACTAATCCTGACACTGGCGCTGAGATCGAGCGTAAACCAGATGCAAAAGAACCATTCTCTGCACTGGCGTTCAAGATCATGACCGATCCTTTCGTAGGTCGTCTGGCGTTCTTCCGGGCTTATTCCGGTCACCTGGATGCAGGTTCTTATGTACTGAACACCCGTACTGGTAAGAACGAGCGTATCAGCCGTATCATGCAGATGCACGCCAACAAGCAGAACCCGATCGATTTCATCGAAGCTGGTGATATCGGTGCTGCTGTAGGTTTTAAAGATATCAAAACAGGTGATACCCTGTGTAACGAAGATCATCCGATCGTTCTGGAATCTATGACATTCCCTGAGCCTGTAATCCACATCGCTATCGAGCCAAAAACTCAGGCGGACATGGATAAAATGGGTCTGGCGATCGCGAAACTGGTAGAGGAAGATCCTACCCTGAAAGCAAAAACTGACGAAGAAACCGGCCAGACTGTATTGAGCGGTATGGGTGAGCTTCACCTGGAAATCATCGTTGACCGTATGCGTCGCGAATTCAAGGTAGAAGTTAACCAGGGTGCGCCTCAGGTTGCGTTCAAAGAAGCACTGACTGGCGTTGTTACACACCGTGAAGTGTACAAGAAACAGACGGGTGGTCGTGGTAAATTCGCTGACATCCAGATCGAGATCGGACCTGCTGATCCGGAATGGCTGAAAGAGAACGACGGTAAAACGTTCCAGTTCATCAACGATATCTTCGGTGGTTCCATTCCAAAAGAATTCGTTCCTCCGGTACAGAAAGGTTTCGAATCTGCAATGAACCAGGGTGTTCTGGCAGGCTTCCCGCTGGATAACCTGAAAGTTCGTCTGTTCGACGGTTCCTTCCACCAGGTGGATTCCGATGCAGTATCATTCGAGCTTTGTGCAAGAGCAGCTTTCCGTGAGGCTGGCCGTAAGGCGAAACCAGTTCTGCTGGAGCCAATCATGAAGGTTGAAGTACAGACTCCTGACCAGTACATGGGTGACGTAACAGGTGACCTGAACCGTCGTCGTGGTATGCTGGAAGGTATGG contains the following coding sequences:
- the fusA gene encoding elongation factor G → MADLKFQRNFGIAAHIDAGKTTTTERILYYTGKSHKIGEVHEGAATMDWMAQEQERGITITSAATTCFWKFPTTQGKLQPDTKEYKFNIIDTPGHVDFTVEVERSLRVLDGLVALFCAVSGVEPQSETVWRQANRYRVPRIGFVNKMDRAGADFLNVVKQVKEMLGANPVPLMLPIGAEDTFKGVVDLITMKGIIWDEEGKGATYQEIEIPADMKDEAEEWRGKLVEAVAEYDDTLMEKFFEDPNSISEAEIHEAIRKATIDIAIIPMLCGSSFKNKGVQKMLDAVCRYLPSPLDIEAVKGTNPDTGAEIERKPDAKEPFSALAFKIMTDPFVGRLAFFRAYSGHLDAGSYVLNTRTGKNERISRIMQMHANKQNPIDFIEAGDIGAAVGFKDIKTGDTLCNEDHPIVLESMTFPEPVIHIAIEPKTQADMDKMGLAIAKLVEEDPTLKAKTDEETGQTVLSGMGELHLEIIVDRMRREFKVEVNQGAPQVAFKEALTGVVTHREVYKKQTGGRGKFADIQIEIGPADPEWLKENDGKTFQFINDIFGGSIPKEFVPPVQKGFESAMNQGVLAGFPLDNLKVRLFDGSFHQVDSDAVSFELCARAAFREAGRKAKPVLLEPIMKVEVQTPDQYMGDVTGDLNRRRGMLEGMEMRNGVQVIKAKVPLKEMFGYVTQLRSMSSGRATSIMEFSHYSAAPNSIAEEEIAKTKGKVNAD